The Glycine soja cultivar W05 chromosome 4, ASM419377v2, whole genome shotgun sequence genomic sequence ACCACGAATTTAGATATGCTGCAGCAAGAGAGAACCTGTGCTGTGCAATCACTGCCCGACTACAGATTGATAAAGCCACACATTTTGTGGGTTCCCAATTACAGCAAATCCAAATTCAGAAAGCCctcttttatcattaattacaaGATCAATATAGTTTGCTGAAAAGTTTACAACTCTTCAATTTGATTACACCGAGCCAAAAttagtttcaaattttaatgCCTAACAACATTCTCAGAAACAAAGAAGACTTGTTTAAGAAGAAATCTGGGTTATATAGGCAGATTGCCTGGTTTCAATGAAACTCCTAATGCTAGCGGCATCTCCATGCATGACAACTTTCCCATCCTCCATGTAGATGGCACCATCTGCATACTCTAGTTCTTCCAAACGATGGGTGACCCATAATGCTGTAACTTCTTCAGAGGTATCCACAGAGTTCCTAACAGCTTTGATAACCCCAACCTTACATGAAAAGCACAAACCATCTATCAGGAAGTGTTGGTTTTACACCAAAACTTTCACATTTACTAACATGAATAAATTCAACCGTAAGCACAAAAAGTGAAGCCATGTTTTAAGTTAACAGCATGTTTAGAATACGAAGGTCCACATATTCAGATGTAAGAAAGCTAAAATAGAGACTGCCCTAGCAGCATTGTTTTCAGCAAGAATGTGTCAAATGCAGATTAAAgagaataagaaagaaaagtcaCTGTCAGCTAGTATTTTGTAGATGATGaaagtcccttgtttccagttTCCATGTATTTCCGGTTCTCAATCTTCataattttttcaacaaatatgACATGTATAGCATATAACATCACAATTCTTGGGGACAGTATCAGTGCATCACCCTTAAACTCTTAGTTTCAATTGTGAACGTGTTTATGTTTAATGTTTTCAGTATCTTTCTTTTGGGCATCCACCTTATTACAAAGGATTAGATTAGATTTATGAAGACCGTGGTGTGAAACTCTTTTAGGTCCTGGATATGCGTATATTTGAAACAGGAGAGTATGCACTTGCGTGGGTAGGGGTCCCCACTGCTCCAGCTTGGCTTCCTACGGACATGCTTATCAAGGTACAGTTTAACTTGTTCCAACTGTAGCTACTATGTAAGCTTCCTTCAGGATCAGCTTAAGCGAAAAGCCTAATCAAGCTGAGCCAGTATTTGGCCAAGAATAGCTTGTTTAACTGAGCTTTTGACCTGTACCTGGCTTATTTTGTATACAATAACCTGAGCCAGTATTCTGCTCAGTAGCAATTGATTCCCTTCGATGGTCCTACAATCTTACAGAAATTAGCCATATACCTcactctatattttttttcccccTTGCAGTCAGAGAAGCTCAATTATGAGAGGCTATGACCTACAGTTTGGGCACAGAACCATGCTAAATAGATAAATGGTACTTCGTTTTTCTGATGCTGTATAAGAGTATAATTTAAGAAGCATGGTTTGAAACATCATCTGGGACTCTACTCCATCTTTAGTGCAGAGTACTTCAAAGCTTTTTGTGATGTGTATTTGCGCTTCCCTATTCttaacatttaataaatataaatggcCTTTTGATTTGAGAAAACATAATTTgcatatgttttattttcacttttaattacaaaaatatcaccttatttttactttgtttttaaatttcaagagtttgTATAAAAAaccatgaaaacagaaaatgacacaaaatgaaaacaatggAGCGTTTTTAcagttaaaaataaaagcagAACACGTTTTCTTAAAGTAAACAGCTCCTAAGATTAAACCTCCGATGCCGGAGCAATCATCTGAAAGTTGGTGAGATATGAGAATCAACATGCAAGTACACTTCATCATGAAAAATGAAGCAGTGAAACAGAATGCTTTAGTATTGGTTGCGGCAATACAATGAATATCCAGCCGATAAAATAGAATACAATGTATATCCAGGCCAGGAAAGTTAATGAATCTCTTCACTATATACTGGGGATAGTAGCTATGTTCTATAGCCAAAGAAGCTTGCTGCTGACTTCTGCTGCTCCTTGTTAGGCCTCAACCTTGTGATTATAtgtaaaactttaaaaataatgtttcaaTTGCCATAATGATAGTGAAGCATCCTTTGATGTGTCTCTTATTCAAAGAAAACGACTATAACAGTATTGAAACAGATTTGACAACACTTACACAATCCTGCATATTCTTCCCTTCCACCTTCCTGCTTCTTGTCAAGCACTCGTGACATGGATGATGGTTCGGAAAAGAGCAAggcaaaaaaaattcttgtaaaATCTTAACGTACGTGCATGAACATCTCCAAGCATGATAAATGGAAGAAAACTGAAGAAAAACAAGATTAATATTTAATTCCCCTCTTGGCACGTTTTCTGGAATTTATAAGATCCCTTAAGGAGGGAAGAGGTTGAGGCACAGGAACATTCATTGACCTGTACAACTTTCGCACACTTCCACTCAAGCCTGAAGATCCAATATTTAGATAAAAGGCACTCTCATGAACTCGTGTCCTCCTGAACCTCAGATTGCTGATTCTTCTCCACTCAATGTAAATCATTCTTTTTTCTGGTGACCTCTCCTTCACTTCAGCATCTTGCAAGAATTCTTGTGGTGCATCATTTGAAACTGTTTGGCAAAGGACATTAACAGGCAATGTATTACATCCTCCTATTGAAAAGCCACTATCTTGGAGAGTGAACCTTGCTCTTCCAAATAACGAGATGGGCAAGTCTTTGCCATTATTAAGAAGCAATGCTTTCAGTGTTTTAGTCTCAGTGAACTGTTTGACAGGTGATTTAGTTTGCACACCAGTTTGTGCACAAGGCTGAGGGGTTTCTTCAAGAACAAGATTAAAGCTCACAGATTTTTCTGATGCATCAACATGATCAGAAGTTTCTGGAGTCATATCCAGAAGCTTCCACATAGAGTTATTGAGAGCTCCTTTAGAGTTAAATAAGTGTGTCTTTACATAATCCAGCTCCATAGTCCTGCAGCTGGAGGTTGTTGAAACAACCCACCTACGTGCTTGAAGTGCCCATTCCAATTCTCCTTGGATGAGTGCATTGAGTAACAAACATGCCAGACACCAAACTTATCCTTAACTGCTCCTTAACTGCTTCATCCATCCTTTTCTTTCTAGAGTTTTCAATATCTGAGAACTTTTCTTCACAAGCATACCTGGGCAGAAGGGCGCACAACGAGAGGCTCAGGTTGGAGAGTTGCTTAGGCCTCAACCAGCTTTGCTTTTGCTCTTTCATATAAATTTTGAGATCCATCAAACAAGCGGAAACGAGAAGTTGGATCTTCAGAGGATTTCAGGCACAGTAAGTGCTAGATTCTCAAAACATTACGAATACTTGGCTTTATCAACATATATTTAGGCCCCAAAGGTTTCAGAAACATTAACAAGGATCTCTTCCTGACCAGCATGTTGCAGGTTAGATACACTGTCCGTGCATCAGGATGCTTCCATATACAATTAATAACCTGTTTTGTATTTCCATTAGCTGAACTTTGAGACTGAGTTATTCATAATGATGACATTGCAGAATGATAGATTCAATTTAGAAAAGCCACTAATATGCACACACTGATACATTGAAAGTTTGGAACTGCTACaagaaaaagtataaatataGTAGACTGGGTTTTAAGAATCCACTGACCAGGCTATAACATATTTAAGTTtctgtatatataaataaaaggctTGAATATTTTTTCCATCACAATTCACTTTTAATCTCTAAACTTTTATGTGTATAATCCTTGTAATATCCAAACCTTCTATTTTTTGTCCTTCCCATGAATCTCTAATTCAAAAACACCTATGTGGATCCAGCCTAGTGTCTCGTGAGCATATAACACTTGATAGAACCATGAAAGTATTTTTGTAACAGATGGAccaaaaacaatgtttttattttctttttaatattttattttggtttaggCATTTAGACTCCTGAAGAATCTATCTATATTTCCAATTAAATCTTCTTATTCTTGAAGGTTCTATAGAGGAAAAAATTGATGTGGCATTTCTTCACTCATAAAGGCCTTATTCCAAGTTTTAACAAACAagtcatttttattaatttgaacatcttttgttcagaatacaaggaaaaaaaaacaatttacatCACAGAAGGTTTGAATATTATAGAGATCATAAACAAATACAGGGACTAGAAGCAACGATATATTTACAGGGACAgacaaaacaaatatttgagCCTAAATATTATATGTTGGCAATTGGAAAGACATCGGGTTGAAGGCGCTAAATATGAAGCTGGGAACTAAATGACATTGTCACCAAGCTGTTACAAGCACAAAACGCCCATATGCATACAATGAACCCGGAAGGCGTTCAAGATATACAATGATAAAAGATTATATCATTAAAATGCAATGTTGAATTCCCAAAAGAACAGTAACCATAGAGCATTTTTCAACAAGTTCTGCTGCTTGTTACTATTTATTGATTGAAGAGGGAGTTTTTGGCTTATGCTTTACAGTTTACAAGTAACCAGCTTATCTCCATAGACTATACAATACAAGCAACTTACTACAACCAAGGAGTGCATCTAAAGCATGCATTTCCATCTAGCGCAAatcaaacataacaaaaaaatgaagggGTTTTAGCTTTTCAGGTAGAGTAAAAAGGTACCTGTTGAATAGCAGAATGTTTGCTAGGCATCCCCTGAGAGAAATTGCCAAATGTACAGTCTAAGAAAATACAATCAAGAGAGCAGCAAGGCTCTTTCCCTTTCCTCCCAACATACTTGTCCAGTAAGTTGAGCAAACACTAAGGAATGAGCCTGCAATCTCCCGTGTGCAGAATATTACCGAATTTTCCTTCAAACAAGAACATCACCACCCCTGAACTCCAGGACAGAATTCAAGCATAATGGAGTGTGTGtttgaatgaaattgattttggttaaaattaattttaacctgATGTGATTTATGTTTGGAAGTTTTTATTCTAACAGCAAGGTAGTAGTAAAACtcgttataaaaaaatttaacaaacgCAGAAGCTATATAAATTTACCtcaattcaaaatcaaatttagatCTGGAATTAATTCTTTACGGTGAAACCAAACATGTGAACATTTATCTAAAATTACAGTAGCTGTTATCTCAACATGATTATGAATGACTCAACGTGAATCAAAACACACGCACACATAGTTGaatcaaaatacaaatataCCAAATAAATTAGAGAAGTGAATATTACCAGGGCAGTGATTGGCGTCGAAAGCGGAGACGGTGAATGCCCCGGCGGCGGGATCATCGATGATCAAGGATTGACCAACCTCTATGTCGAGAAACAAGGAAGCATCTAGCTGCGGATATTGTTGAAGGAGATTGGTAGAGTAAATTAGGAAGGAAGAGTGGCAAGTGATGGAAGAGGAATGGTCTTTGTGAGCGTGCGTGAGGAAAACGTGTCCACCCAGAAGGGTAATCCcataagtttattttataatagtatAGTATGCTGATGTTATtgaaagaataaattttattaattatattgaatatttagatgaatcatgatataaaataataattttagcaagaaaaaaaaatatcaaatttaaaggAGTAATTCATGTTGGCTCAAAACGAATCAAATTGTTCACGAATTAGTTCagttaagattttaaaaaaatattgtgaaaatTAAACCGAACCAAACCGATCAAATTTGCTTGGGTTAGATTCTGAATTTAGTCTAAATCGATATGCAAACACCCCtatcaaatccttttttttttactcctaCAAAATATctcactttttaaaataattattaaaattccattatttattataaaatatgaatgagTATACTAGTATTTTAACTCGTGCAAGGTACAAAATGAAAGttaatttttactaattaattatttttaatacctaaattatataataattcataataaacaaatacTTTTCACAttgatttatgataaataatttatattttttagtcatCCTAATATTAGTGTGCAATATTTACTAgttatgataataattaatctttgtaaaaaaaaaaacttacctgTGGTGTTTTCCTTCTCGCCCACATATAAAttgttaatgattaatttatagTGTGATAAaaggttattttaattattgataatctattattattatataaaaattgttcTATTATCACTTCTCAATTGATATGTCACTTCTTGGTGCATTATgcatctatttattttttctcccaATCACCTACTCTCTTTTGCTTCTCTTTCAATTGATATGATGtttaaagaaattgaaaattatagattgaatgaaataaagggttaagaaaaaaatctttaaaatgcTTTTTATTGAAGAATTACCGTTAAAAACACTTTTGTTCAATATAgctattctaattttttatatataggcaatatgaaattaaaattttgtctcatttaaattttactattaatcATTGTTTCAATTTCAACACCAAGTGCATTACAACATATGTAGTAGTAAAATTGAATATCAATTATCAAACTCATTGCAAGAAATAGCATAATGCGTAATAACTGCTTCCAACTAATACTTTGGACATTCAGGACTCGCTGGCTCTTTCACTTTCAAGCCCATCATCATTCTGGCTACGGTTTGGAACCAAGTTCCACACCATACACGTATCATTCTCAAGTATGGATacataatctttaaaaaaaaaaagaaaaagagagagagagagagagtatatATGAAAACTTACTCCCTTTTTTCTCCTGCCATGAACTAACAATATACAACATAAACGTTACTACAGACAGTAAACACCTTGGATTTACAGTAATCAATAAATTGTTACAAACAGCACGGTGTCCCCAGTCCAATGCCTGCATCGAGAGCTCCTACAACTCACTTGACCTTATGTGGTCTAGTTCTCATGCATAAAGAATTGACCAGAGTCCCTTAGATAGAGTTGGTACTCTTAAAGAGTGCAGATTGAAGTTCAACCACAGGCCACAAGGCATGCCGAGGAAACCAAAAGATTTTAGAGGTATTTACAATCGGCAACTCAAATGAGTCTTCTTGGGGATCCACCGGGCGTGTGGGCTTTGTAAAAAGAAGTTTCCTGAAAAGGGTCAAGAGTGAACGTGGCATTTGATCTCACTGGATATGAGGGGAGTGTATTCTGCCCCATCAAAGTGTAAGTTGGGTGAGGAGGAGAAAGGAAACAGCTCTTGTGCGCTGGCTCGTACTGTCGCAATGGACTTGAACAGGGAGATACTGGTAAAGATGTGATCATTCTTGTGTTATCTCTGAAAAAGGAAGTTACAATAGCAAGTCAGTTCAAATAGTATAAAAATGATTCAGCATATACATAGAGATACATAACCATGCCTTAATAAGAGAAGGTCAGATATTTTACCTTGGGCTCCTTTCTGCTCGTGAAGTTACAGGAACTGGCTTTGTTGCATAATCTCCATCCAATGAAGTTAAACTTGTTCTATTGGAATGATCTAAAACTGGCTGCAAAGTGATCCAAACAAAGAGAAAGTTAGCACCAACCCAACACTTGCCATATAAATGGATTTCCAGATATTTTGCAACTTCAAAATGGCAACATTCAGTGTATGGAGTTTGTGCATTAGAACCATGACTTCAATTGAACCGATACTTTCTGttcaagttttgtaattttgttgtaTTCTAGGATTCTacatcaaaaaaagaaaagcaatataTTTAGTTCTGTTATCAGTTGTCACCCCAAACTATGCTATGATCACCCAGTTAATCTGTTCTCCAACTTCAATTTCTCTCGCATTTGTGACATATAAACTTTACCAATACATGTGTATGCATTGCAACAATGATCTAGGGCAAAATAAGAGGATCAAATTCCAAAGGAAATTTAAGTAGCCTAAAAATAATATAGACAAGCATAACCACCAAAACACACATGACAGACAATcatctcctttttttcttcctttcctgATTGCAACACTGTATCAGTGTTTAACGCCTAACTACTTAGACACAACCAAACAACAAAGCATACTTCATTGTCAATTGCACCTGGTGATTTGCATAAACCACTTCATCCATGAAGTTACTACATAGTTACAatctattattttaaacttgacAATACTAAACATATAAAGTTGAGCTACATGATACATAGAGCACAAAAAAACCTCAACAAACCAAGAGATAAAATCCTGACATAGTATTATAGCACCTCTACATAGATAACAATACAGTATGTTGATCCAGTATTGGATAACCACAAATGATGAAATCACACAAATATCAAGACAATTGCATCTTGTTAATCATATATGAGAATGGAGCCCTCTTTATAACATTATGTCAAAATATGTAGGAACTAGCATGTAAGAGACCAAAGCAACATAATTTCATAAAGATGATAAATAAGCATTGAGGACTATACCGGAGGCGTCCGACTTCCATCAAACATGCAGGGGAAAGCATCCCTGGTTATTCTGACATTTGTAGCTTTTGTTAATGACTGATCTCGAATAAAGGGATGCTCTAGTAACATCTGGGCTGTTGGGCGGGCTGATGGATCTCTTTGTAAGCATAGCTGAATGAATTTCTTTGCCTCGCTTGAGAGATGATCAGGAATTTCAGGCATATCTCTGCTGTTACCAATTTTAAATATTGCAGCTACCTGTTGAATACAGgcattaaaaaaacaatgttggcCTTTCATACTCTTAAAATAGGCTCATAGCAAATATGCAAATACATGCTAGTTCTAAATATCCAAAATCATACCCCTTCATACTGATTCCAAGGAGGCTTTGATGTTGCCATTTCAAGAATTGTGCATCCCAAGCTCCATATATCAACAGGAAGACTATAGCCATTTGTATTCATTACAACCTAAGAAAGCAAAAGTCAGGATACATTACAACTTACAGTGGAAGAGATACGGATATTTTTGTTCAGAAGTAATTACAAGATGTGAAAAGAAAGGAGAAAATACTTTACCTCGGGTGCCATCCAGTATGGACTCCCTTTGAAAGATAGCATGGAGGAAGAAGAATTTATCTGTTTCAGAAAAATCATAATTCAGAGATGATCTCCATCACAAATCAGAAAGCAACCAAAACTGAAAATTATACACTTTGAAACTTTGTTCCCCTTCTATTTTTCCTACAACTCTAGTCCATTTCACTAGGGTCCCTTTCATATATTCTTATGCTATATACCTTTAAATTGTAAACGACAGAACAGAGATCAGAAAGTTCTGTGTGAGCCAGATGCATTCTAGCTCTCATTCTCTATGTGGGTGTGCACAATTGTGAGAAAGAAATCATGAGCATCAAAGAGTGTAAAAGAGAATGTCTCTACCACTAGGCATTCAGATATGAATAAAACAGCAAATTTCAAGTTAGGGCAAAAGAAACACTATTAAGTATCCACTCTCCATAAATTTTACAACTTGTGTATTGGCTAATTTATTTTACCAGAAGCAATAACTTTTCAAGTGAGCAAAAACAATGCATTCTCTTAAAGCATACTTATAATAAACTTACATGTTTAGCCATTCCAAAGTCTGCCAGCTTGATTTCACCATTAGGATCAACTAGTATGTTAGCCCCTTTGATATCCctgtgaaaataaaaacttatcaatACTATAATAAAGAGTCAAGATGCATGCATTTAGTGTTATAAATAAATCTTgagtaattatttaaattacctATGTACTGTATTTCTCCCATGAAGATAGGAAAGTCCAGAGACAATCTGCCTGGTATAATTTTGAATAACAGGCTCCTTGAAGGCCCCATATTCCTGAAGTAATTTATGAATAGAACCACCAGAGACATATTCCAAATAAACGGAAAGTGTTTCTTCCCCCTGCAAACATGGcacatatatattcataaatgaatctcattcaacaattattttttgtatataaatgGCATACAGGATTCAGAACATGGAATATTTTAGCCATACCAAATCACTCCCATAGTATTGAACGATGTTTGGATGTGAAAGCTGACTGAGCAAATGGATCTCCTGCAAACAAATGAAGAACATGGTACAGATTAAATGATGATCAGACATATCAAAACAAAATCCAATGCAACAGAATTGAAGGCTTAAAGCAACATgcataaatcttttaaaaataatagaattaccTGATTAAGTTGTTTGAGGCACTCCTTTGATGATTGGTCATCACAGACAACCCTGACTTCTTTAATTGCACTCAATTGTCCACTATCACTGTCAAAGTTCCAACACAAGTGTTTTAGAGACGTAGAACAAACATAGGAAGCGGAATAAATATAGTTTCAGTAACTTGTCCATAATATGGACATTTGGACAGAGTCCACATTCTGAAAGAAAGCTGATGATATCATTCTGTAAACATAGTTGTATTTCAAAGCTAGTTTTTTCCTATTGCCAATAACAACTGGCACTGTAGCATTTCCTTTGTAACCTAAAGATTTGCTTATACATTACAACCACTGATAGCAAAAACCACAAATTCAGTCTTTAATTCAGGGAGTGTTGCAGCCTAAcccaaaagaaaattgaaagtaaaTTTCCTTCACCAgacaacaaaaaacaacaacCCAAATACCTATTGAATCCCAGGTAAACATGCCCAAATGTTCCCCGACCAAGAAGCTTTCCTTTCTTCCACTTGGAAAGGTTACTGGTAGTGTGTTCCGTCATTCCATTTGCTCTCATGCtgggaagagaagaagaaggactGGTAGGAGAACCTGGCGGAAGAGGCAATGGATGACATTCACCTTCTTGCCTGCCTGTAGGGGAGTCAAGACTCAAACCAAGCAACTTTGGATGCAGAGGTGATGTTGGGCTGGTGGGCCCTCTTGACCCAGGACCCGGGCTTTTAGACCTCACAAGGAACTTCATGTCACCTTGCCCTCTAGCATAAAGAAAACAGCATCAATTAGTTCTGCAGCAGATTGGAGAAACAAATTAAACTGTCCATGTTCTCTTTGTTCCTTATTCTAACATTAATCATGCTAAAATGAATGTAGATTATAACATACGCCCTCCCATGTTTTATAATTACAACagtttatttatagaaaaacaaTAAGATAAATACATTTTGCTTAAATTTCATTAAATCGATATTTGGAAGGGGTGGAAGTTAACTTCCTAGTCTTATCAAATTAGTCCATCAAGATTTAGATCTTTATTTTccccaaataaatccataccaGAAGTCTAGAACTGCAAATTCAGACTTTAAAACACAATTTGCAGATGGATAATTCAAAATGGACCAAATCTTCCTGAAAAGGCACAAATTATAAACCATTACTGAAACAACAGAAACAATCGCGTATCTGAAGAGAGTGGGTAAAAAATTCCAGAAGAAAATCGCATTTAGGCATGAGCAGACAGAcggcaagagagagagagagagagagagaggcctTTACTATTAAAGGAAAGTTGAAggtaagaaaaggaagaaaagtgtACGAAAAAAAGTGAACAATCAATCGTGTTGAAAAAAGGTAGTAACAGGAGGCAGTTACAAATTCTGATTTGCAAGTCTGAACAAAACTAAAAGGGGAAACTCATAAATCAAGTAAAGTATGCAATGATGTTTGCAATAGacagacagagagagagagagagagagagagagagagagagtctcagGAACCGGAGTAGAAGTCACTTTATGTGATCAAATGATTAAGGTAATAACCGGAGaacctaattttaattaaattaaataaaaaaaatagggtaAATTAAACGAATCAAATCCAATCGAATTGAATTGAATCTTAAGTTAATTGatgagtaaaaaataataattagaaacCTGGAGGCATTAATCTGAGGGTGATCATCGTAGGAGCCACTGGAGCTGACGCTGGAGCCGGAAACAGAGGCAGATCCAAAAACAAGGCCTTGGTCGATGGCGAAGTTTTGGGTGGAGAAGACGGAGGGGCGAGGCAAGGGAAGACCTTGGTcgacggcggcggcggcggcggaggAACCGAAATCGCGGCTGGCACGAGGGGAGTTTCTCACGACGTCGTCGAAGCTCTTACTGGGCTTGGggttgggcttgggcttgataAAATTGAACTGAAGGAGGGTGGTGGTGGCGGCGGCGCCATGAGGGTGgtcttgttgttgttggtgcTGTTGGTCCTTGGTCTTGCTGGACTTTTTACCCCACCAAGTGGGCATGTTCTGAATTACTGGACTAAGCACAAaggaacaagaagaagaagaaggaggagctgaGAGACTACTAAGGTTTTGTTCAGTTGATACCACCAAGGATTAGGAATtccgaaaataaaaaataaaaacggtGGTTGGATGGATAACTGACGTGGAATGGGGCCCACACTCTCTCTCTGCTCCTACGTGTCACTCTTTGTTACGTCTTACGTGCGTTCTcaacaacaccaacaccaacagCACCCTTGTAACTTGTAACTTGTAACTCTCTTGTTTCTGAGGTTAAATAAATTCCCTCtacttgttcttgttcttggttAGTTAATAGTTACTCCACTATTTGTTCTGTTTGCCTttactgaaaaataaaagaaaagaatccGCATTGGCGATTGTGCACTCGTTTTTGTGCTTTACAGTTTCACACGTTCCAGCCAGAAAGCATTATTTGTATTGTGTATTGtgttggtaaaataaaataatggtcGAGGTTAGTACCGGAAATCGATTCAGCTCAGTTCAATCTCAGATAagaaattgtttaatttgaatctTTCTTTCTAACTTGATTTTGACTGTATTCAAACTCATAAATAAGTTGATTTTCCCCCTGgacttgatttaaaattataattatttgacatattttatttgtttattttatacaaaaataaaataatatgaaataatcaaaaaattaattataatcatacgggacttcaataatataaaaatattttttatatgtatagattgataaataaatatatagattTATATATTTAGTTAGATTGATGAGTCAATCAAATcaagttatatataatttaaattcaacTCATTTGATTAATAAATCAAGTTTAATACATCAATTGTCaagtcaaattttaatttatataattgaattgatttgatTCATTATCTGTCCTGGTCGaagtgattaaaaataatataagtaaattaaataccTATAGAAAGTATTGTCCAtgtat encodes the following:
- the LOC114410093 gene encoding mitogen-activated protein kinase kinase kinase 3-like; translated protein: MPTWWGKKSSKTKDQQHQQQQDHPHGAAATTTLLQFNFIKPKPNPKPSKSFDDVVRNSPRASRDFGSSAAAAAVDQGLPLPRPSVFSTQNFAIDQGLVFGSASVSGSSVSSSGSYDDHPQINASRGQGDMKFLVRSKSPGPGSRGPTSPTSPLHPKLLGLSLDSPTGRQEGECHPLPLPPGSPTSPSSSLPSMRANGMTEHTTSNLSKWKKGKLLGRGTFGHVYLGFNSDSGQLSAIKEVRVVCDDQSSKECLKQLNQEIHLLSQLSHPNIVQYYGSDLGEETLSVYLEYVSGGSIHKLLQEYGAFKEPVIQNYTRQIVSGLSYLHGRNTVHRDIKGANILVDPNGEIKLADFGMAKHINSSSSMLSFKGSPYWMAPEVVMNTNGYSLPVDIWSLGCTILEMATSKPPWNQYEGVAAIFKIGNSRDMPEIPDHLSSEAKKFIQLCLQRDPSARPTAQMLLEHPFIRDQSLTKATNVRITRDAFPCMFDGSRTPPPVLDHSNRTSLTSLDGDYATKPVPVTSRAERSPRDNTRMITSLPVSPCSSPLRQYEPAHKSCFLSPPHPTYTLMGQNTLPSYPVRSNATFTLDPFQETSFYKAHTPGGSPRRLI